The Danio rerio strain Tuebingen ecotype United States chromosome 19, GRCz12tu, whole genome shotgun sequence genome includes the window actaaactgtgaactaaggcaacatcatcttcttcttcatcatcatcatgtctAACACTAGTCCAGCTCTAACAGGTTAATTATCCTACAGCACTGACCGGCTCAGCTGATCAATAatcacactgaaacaccaacaaATCAAGACAATATATGAAGACCAAAGATGACCCGTGAGCAGCGTCTTCTGCTGAAGAACATTAcctaaaacattaaatcaaaATGAAGATTATTCTCTACATCAGACAAGATCAAACAGCCCAAACTATTATATCTCAGATATCCATAGGCAGAACAGCAGTGACTGCTTTACAGTTGAGTGCTCCACTGGTGTCTGAGCTCAGTTTGATGGCCTGTTTCTGTCACTAAttgtgcatacacacacacacacacacacacacacacacacacacacacacacacatgtgatcAATCTGCTGCTGATGTAAGCTCTGTCAGCGAGAGACGGATCATCGCACGCTTCAGGAGTGATCCGTGATGTTGCTGTAATCCCACATGCTGAAACTCTTATTTTTGCATGCATCAGTATGTGGAGCGCTTCAGCCTGATCTGCAGCTCTCGCTCAGCTTCCTACAGGGATTAAAAGCCCAACAAGCAGATCAGATATAATCAGATATAATCAGACAGACCCACTGCAGAGCTGGAGACGGAGGAGATACAACAGACGGATCCAGACGGTCCTTCaccacaaacattcattcatttactttacagcccagtccctttattaatcagaggtccccacagcagaatgaaccgacaactattccagcatgtgttatGTGCAGCGcatgctcttctagctgcaacccagtactgggaaacacccatacacacttattcacacacactcatacactacggccagtgtagttgatcagttcccctatagcgcatgtgtttggactgaaaccggagcacctggaggaaacccacgccaacacgggaagaacatgcaaactccacacagaaacaccaactgacccagccgagactcgaaccagcgaccttcttgctgtgagcccacagtgataaccactgagccaccatgctgcccactattattattaatataattattattattaatattattaatagcaGACATCACAAAAGGTGTCTTGAGTTGCAGTATTGTAGAGGATGTCTGGTGATCTACTGGTCCACTTATAAATATTAATgcaatattactattattttatattttcttcatatgttttgttattatattttaatatgatttattatattatgatatgtgcattcatcatttcatttcattttattaaacaatatttgatATAATATCTATGGTGCAGAACTGTAATCTCGGTTGATTGGGTTTGTGTACACATGTAAATATGCAACACTTTGATGCCTCATGATGAATCCGTGTCTTGGTGAGGTGTTGAGTTTGACTTTAACTAGCTGATATGAACTAAAGCACAATGGTTGAGTTGTTGTGTCGCAGCTGCTGACCTCGGTGGGCTGGAACGCCGGCTCAGATCCAGAATCATCAATCTGTTCCTCATCTGCAGTCATCATAATGTCAGTCCATCATCTGCTGTTGCTCATCTCCTGAAGCTGAAGCGTTCAGAACCCTTCAGTGACGCgttacacaattaaaataaatcatctgAAGTGGAAATGATGGGAATATTCTGCTTTAGTCTGGTTGATTTATACTAGCACAGATCAGGCAAATGTTCCTCCAGTGATGCTCAGTAGCACATTTATCCAGTCAGGAGCTCTCTCAGATCCCACACATCACTGAACATCAGGAGAAACTGAGAGAAACCATCGACAAACTGAAGAAAACTGTGAGAAACTGCGCATTTCTGACTGAACAGAGATCAGCAACCGCACCTTCAGCTGTAAAGCAGACATTACACTGGCCTACAGACAGCTCACATGTTCACGAGCGCACTGAACACACAGGCAAACACTGtcaagagcacacacacacacacacacacacacacacacacacatatgcagagaaacacacaccaAAACCCTAACACACTTACACAGAGAGCATCaatggaggagtgtgtgtgtgtgtgtgtgtgtgtgtgtgtgtgtgtgtgtgtgtgtgtgtgtgtgcactggaGACGCAGAGAGGAAATGCAGAAGCAGACACAGATGTGGACGCTGGTTTCCATGGCTGGAGTAAACATGGTCAAAAACACTCGCCGGCCAGAGAGATGACCTCAGAACAGCTGCGGCGCCACACGCTGGAGACGGCAGGACACAACAGCACATCACTGCTCCCAGATCAGCTCTTATGAGAAGCAGCATTCAGACAGACCAGCAGCAGTGAAGAGCAGAGCGGCTCCAGTCCATCAGCTGTAGTGGAGAACCTGTGAGTGAGCTCTGATGGGTTTCACCACagatctagagcaggggtgtccaaactcagtcctgcagGGCCGGTATTCTGCATATTTTAGCCCCAACCCCAATTAAATACACCTGATCCAGCTCTTCTAtgctatactagaaacttccaggcaggtgtgttgaaggaagttggagctaaactatgcaggacaccggccctccaggggagtttggacacccctgatctagagcttTCTCCTGTACTAGGCCGGGTCTGCTTCTGGATCATGGCAGATGTGGCCGGGGCTTTAGTTCTTCTGTGGGCTACCAAAGTAAAGTCCCCTTTAAGGAGAAACAGTCAGCGGCCATATTTGCTCATTCAAGACCTGAAATCTCCAAACCTGCTCACTGGACACGCAGTTACATGACATCTTTAATCAGCAGCAGCACCAATCAGGGTGGAGATGTTAAAGACTCTTCACACTTACAGTGTTTCACTGATGCTGGGCGCATTACTGTAGGCATCAGGTGTGAACAGGAAGGTCTGTTCCAGCAATATTGAGTTGGGTTTCACAGTGCCGGAGGTCTCCTGtggacacatttttattttactgatgAAGTTATTCTGCAAATGTGACGCCAGTTGCTGGTATAAATGTGTGAAACACTGAAGATCTCCTGATTGTCCTCCAGACAGTAATGGTGTGTACTGGTTTTCACTGATTCTCCGTCTACAGAAGGAAACGGAGCAGAAAATAAGCTCCCGGATCAGCGGCAGACTGAGCTCCTACACGCAGACGGGCCTGGCCGCCGGACAGGAGTATACGGTCACCGTCACTGGAGAGAAAGACGGCGTGATGGGAGCGGAGAGCGCAGCGCAGTTCACTACCCGTGAGTCTGTCGGACTGCAGAATCACTCTGTGTTCTGGGGGTTTCTGACATCTGCTGCTTTATTTCTCCACAGTGATCTCAGGGCCCAGAAACCTGCGGGTGGTGAAGACGAGCACCACCTCCGTCATCGTCCAATGGGAGAAGGCGCAGGGGGAGATTGATAGGTATGTCCTCTCTGTTGCACCCAATCAGACAGATGGATCGAGCGGACCCCGGGAGATGTCCCTCCCCCCGGAGAGAGACTCCGCCCAGATTGAGGGTCTGCACGCGGGCCGCCTGTATGAGGTATCGGTGATGGCAGAGCAGGGCTCGACCCGGAGCCTGCCGGCCAGAGCTCAGGCCACTCCTGGTGAGTCCAGCGCTGGATAAACAAACACTGAACACTAAAACCATCAGAACACACAGACTCAAACTTACTCTGAGCTCAACATGTGGTTAGTTGTGATTGTGATGcctttgttgtgtttatgaagAGTGGGATACTAgtgccaaaacacacacacacacacacacacacacacacacactagtgccaaaacacacacactttatctAACAATGCCAAATGTTCAATTCTCTCAGGAAGCTTTTGCCTTTTTCTCCAGTTTTCTCTTGAACCAAACCAGGTCCAAAACCACTGATGTCACATTTACTGTCGACTCCACACTCCTCTACTGTCGAGTGGCAGATCTGTCTACATATCTGACCTAATCTTCTGCATTAACGCTGTCTCTTTATTAGCAGGATTTTCTCCTCAGCTGAGCCCCTGAGAGTGAAGTTAACTTTGAATGCATGTTTTAATCCTCATTGGTGTTGTAGGGAGAGCTCCAGTGTCTGGAAACAGCAGAGAGAGGACTCCACCGTTCACTAACTCAACGTTTCTGCAGCACCGGGGTCTGATGGCCAACACAAGGGTTCAACACTCAGGAAACTTCAGCAGACTCAAACCAGGCATGTTCAGACCCGGACTAAAGAGACCTCTGCATACGGGGACACATGGGATGATGAGAAGACCTTTCAATCCAGAAATTAAACACTTCACTTCCTTACAGACAGGAGTCAAAAGACAAATCACTGCTCCTTCCACAAACACATCAACAGTGGGGGATCTCACTAATGTAGACTCTAATGCAGAGTATCCTGATCCTAAACCACTGGCCCTGACTGTGAAGGAGACGCCATCCCAGCAGGAAAACAATGATATCAGCTTAACCAGGGAATCAGTAGACACTCGAGACCCGTCCAACATTGCTCAGACACACACTCGAGACCCGTCCAACATTGCTCAGACACACACTCGAGACCCGTCAGCCATTGCGCAGACACACACTCGAGACCCGTCAGCCAATGCTCAGACACACACTCGAGACCCGTCCAACATTGCTCAGACACACACTCGAGACCCGTCAGCCATTGCGCAGACACACACTCGAGACCCGTCAGCCAATGCTCAGACACACACTCGAGACCCGTCCAACATTGCTCAGACACACACTCGAGACCCGTCAACCATTGCTCAGACACACACTCGAGACCCGTCCAACATTGCTCAGACACACACTCGAGACCCGTCAGCCAGTGCTCAGACACACACTCGAGACCCGTCAGCCATTGCTCAGACACACACTCGAGACCCGTCAGCCAGTGCTCAGACACACACTCGAGACCCGTCCAACATTGCTCAGACACACACTCGAGACCCGTCCAACATTGCTCAGACACACACTCGAGACCCGTCCAACAGTGCTCAGACACACACTCGAGACCCGTCCAACATTGCTCAGACACACACTCGAGACCCGTCCAACATTGCTCAGACACACACTCGAGACCCGTCAGCCAGTGCTCAGACACACACTCGAGACCCGTCAGCCATTGCTCAGACACACACTCGAGACCCGTCAGCCAGTGCTCAGACACACACTCGAGACCCGTCCAACATTGCTCAGACACACACTCGAGACCCGTCCAACATTGCTCAGACACACACTCGAGACCCGTCCAACAGTGCTCAGACACACACTCGAGACCCGTCCAACATTGCTCAGACACACACTCGAGACCCGTCCAACATTGCTCAGACACACACTCGAGACCCGTCAGCCAGTGCTCAGACACACACTCGAGACCCGTCAGCCATTGCTCAGACACACACTCGAGACCCGTCAGCCAGTGCTCAGACACACACTCGAGACCCGTCCAACATTGCTCAGACACACACTCGAGACCCGTCAGCCAATGCTCAGACACACACTCGAGACCCGTCCATCAGTGTTCCGACACACACTCAGAACCCGTCTGCCACTTCTCTGCCCGTCACACACACCAGTGCACCCCGAGAGGAGCCGACAGTCACCACAGAGAGAAACCTCACCGCCCTCATCAATGGCACCCGCTGTGTCCGCAAGGTTCTGGTCGGGTATAAGAGGATCACCGGAAATACAACAGATGGCAGTTTACTGTCTAAAAACATGACAGTCGTGGTCGGCCATGTGAACGGGAATGACCTTCTACACACACTGAACCAGGAGCAGAATAAAGTGGTGGATTCTGAGGCCCGGGGCAGAGTGAATGATGGACAGAATGAGCAGATAATGAAGAAAACTCTCTTTTCCACAGGACCAGAGAGCGCAGATCAGCAGCCCGACACCAGCGCATCTCCTGTCCCGCAGGGCATCCGTCAGGTAGGAGATCAGCCGACGGGATCCAGACCAACATGGAGAAACACTGTCTGGTCCTCTTTACCTGCCTCCAGAACACAAGCTAGGCCCAAACCTGCCGGATCATCGTTTCCAGCATCCACAGATGTATCGCGCTTGAGGACgccttcctcttcctcttcctcttcctcttctgCTTCCTCGTCTACAGAGATGAACACCACAGCACAATCCAAGGACTCGCCTACATCAGCAGCCAGATTCCAGATGAGGAACAGAAGTGAGCTGATGCCGCACCAGAACACACCGTACAGGCGTCTGCGCCGTCCTCACATCAGTGCTTTACAGAACCACACCAGACCGGCTCTAGACCCTAATCAGACCCGCAGACCTGCTCTAGGTCCAGCTAAAGCTCGCACACTGACTCCGGATCCAGCTCAGATCCACAGAGTGGCTCTAGATCCAGTTCAGGACAACAGACTGGCTTTAGGTCCCGATCAGACCCGCAGACTGGCTCTAGATTCAGCTCAAACCCGCAGACCGGCTCCTCCCTCCAGACCCATGATCAGGCTCCGGCACAGAGTGCCTCCCCTAGCGGGACACACTGGGTCCAGACTGAGGAACACACTGCAGCTCCATAACGGTCCAAACCGAGACTCTGGGGCTTCTGCTGACACTGACCAGCGCATGGTGAATCATAACAATACGCAGAAATATGAGCTGAGCAGCTCCAAGCAGCATGTGGAGGTCAGTAATCAGACATCTGCAAGGTCCGAGCATGAGTGGACCGCTCCAAAAGAACAGTTCAGACCCTTCACAATC containing:
- the tnxbb gene encoding uncharacterized protein tnxbb, producing MAQVLLLLLIALLTPGQLLTDTPVQVRITDSCAQLRPRETLLDLEPDSPLVLTHRIRLLSGPGAACAQCGGELTGLQERMEQLERQVSELRERCGGAEGCCGSQQSRGSVCSTVRPSTDACPDGCSEQGRCVEGRCVCDSGFTGPDCSVKACPDDCNDRGRCVDGLCVCDSGFSGPDCSSKSCPNSCSNRGRCVRGRCVCRRGFTGPDCSQCQPGFSGENCDTPLMGVSRLSTRDISESSVTVFWTPPPLLYDTYHISFSSSKETEQKISSRISGRLSSYTQTGLAAGQEYTVTVTGEKDGVMGAESAAQFTTLISGPRNLRVVKTSTTSVIVQWEKAQGEIDRYVLSVAPNQTDGSSGPREMSLPPERDSAQIEGLHAGRLYEVSVMAEQGSTRSLPARAQATPGRAPVSGNSRERTPPFTNSTFLQHRGLMANTRVQHSGNFSRLKPGMFRPGLKRPLHTGTHGMMRRPFNPEIKHFTSLQTGVKRQITAPSTNTSTVGDLTNVDSNAEYPDPKPLALTVKETPSQQENNDISLTRESVDTRDPSNIAQTHTRDPSNIAQTHTRDPSAIAQTHTRDPSANAQTHTRDPSNIAQTHTRDPSAIAQTHTRDPSANAQTHTRDPSNIAQTHTRDPSTIAQTHTRDPSNIAQTHTRDPSASAQTHTRDPSAIAQTHTRDPSASAQTHTRDPSNIAQTHTRDPSNIAQTHTRDPSNSAQTHTRDPSNIAQTHTRDPSNIAQTHTRDPSASAQTHTRDPSAIAQTHTRDPSASAQTHTRDPSNIAQTHTRDPSNIAQTHTRDPSNSAQTHTRDPSNIAQTHTRDPSNIAQTHTRDPSASAQTHTRDPSAIAQTHTRDPSASAQTHTRDPSNIAQTHTRDPSANAQTHTRDPSISVPTHTQNPSATSLPVTHTSAPREEPTVTTERNLTALINGTRCVRKVLVGYKRITGNTTDGSLLSKNMTVVVGHVNGNDLLHTLNQEQNKVVDSEARGRVNDGQNEQIMKKTLFSTGPESADQQPDTSASPVPQGIRQVGDQPTGSRPTWRNTVWSSLPASRTQARPKPAGSSFPASTDVSRLRTPSSSSSSSSSASSSTEMNTTAQSKDSPTSAARFQMRNRSELMPHQNTPYRRLRRPHISALQNHTRPALDPNQTRRPALGPAKARTLTPDPAQIHRVALDPVQDNRLALGPDQTRRLALDSAQTRRPAPPSRPMIRLRHRVPPLAGHTGSRLRNTLQLHNGPNRDSGASADTDQRMVNHNNTQKYELSSSKQHVEVSNQTSARSEHEWTAPKEQFRPFTITQPELETRDDDEDDEDEDGLETAAGRGSGTSAVFGSAGPHTQMAAEPPASGHSHSLSTSGKDPAFHSTTHNLILHAGPEPPSALLFSDVTDSSFTVTWKKPKSKVSGFKITHTHVQEGEPISVSVDSETLRLDVSSRAPGSTYEVRVVSVLGQDESDPITDTVTTLPDAPTHLQAINVTDSEALLIWRPALATVDHYRILYSPEAARDSAVSISVSGNAAQHHLQSLHSSTRYTVSISSRRGGQSSSSSSTAFSTTSGAGRAEDGPRDLKATQVTPRSAVLSWRPPESPISGYRLSYYTDQQDRKELVLDAGVSELHLRHLVPSSVYTAQLQAERAGLHTHTVHTHFTTGSLRFPFPTDCSQERLNGALESGPVEVFPQGRSGRPLRVYCDMETDGGGWTVFQRRKDGKTNFFRRWREYSSGFGTLDGEFWMGNELLHNFTQSVPMELRVDLRAGSESAFARYSSFTIDTAKKHYTLRVAGYSGSAGDSLSYHSGRPFSARDRDPRPFITRCAMSYRGGWWYKNCHEANLNGLYNTSSNHQGVIWTAWKGQDFSIPFTEMKFRPASFKL